One region of Corynebacterium capitovis DSM 44611 genomic DNA includes:
- the ctaF gene encoding aa3-type cytochrome oxidase subunit IV yields the protein MGTGSKVFYAIGTFLLLIGVFYILATMWVGDDAYLFGVEWVGGVGLVLATAMSFMLAVYLGFTESRMDIVPEDWEEAEISDGAGVLGFFSPHSIWPFAMAGAVFFLGLGIAFWQLWLVAIGAVLLVWTTTQLSIQYGIPREKH from the coding sequence ATGGGTACTGGCTCGAAAGTGTTTTACGCCATCGGCACCTTCCTCTTGCTGATCGGTGTGTTCTACATCCTCGCGACGATGTGGGTCGGTGATGATGCTTACCTATTCGGCGTCGAATGGGTTGGCGGCGTGGGGCTCGTTCTCGCAACCGCGATGTCGTTCATGCTCGCCGTCTACCTCGGTTTCACCGAAAGCCGCATGGATATCGTTCCGGAGGATTGGGAAGAGGCGGAGATCTCTGACGGTGCCGGGGTCCTCGGTTTCTTCTCCCCGCACTCCATCTGGCCTTTCGCCATGGCGGGAGCCGTTTTCTTCCTCGGCCTCGGTATCGCGTTCTGGCAGCTGTGGCTCGTGGCCATCGGTGCGGTGCTGCTCGTCTGGACGACCACGCAGCTCAGCATCCAGTACGGCATTCCCCGCGAGAAGCACTAA
- the ctaC gene encoding aa3-type cytochrome oxidase subunit II, translating into MEKVMNRRLAKKVGAAGSLLMGGLALAGCSVAPPEAVSRILDMGWPDPVTPEGTQMYNFWVWVWAAAWIIGIIMWSLFLVAVFKWNGTSRSKKTDDEFPKQLQYNVPLELALTIVPIIIVFSLFFFTVQTQTVVTARDKDPEVTVDVTAFQWNWKFGYAEVGPSLSPTGALYEGVDEDRQARADETKYDSEDTPNPNPIHGNSMGDLSYLNYDLIETTGSTEEVPVLVLPTGTPIEFRLASADVNHAFWVPEFLFKRDAYAHPEANQQERSFQIEQIEREGAFVGRCAEMCGTYHSMMNFEVRAVSPEAFRDYIRFRTENPGATNAEALRAIGQEPYATSTHPFNSSRTDGRDGDNYNDPNADA; encoded by the coding sequence GTGGAAAAGGTAATGAACCGCAGGCTCGCCAAGAAGGTCGGCGCCGCGGGCTCCCTTCTCATGGGCGGCCTGGCACTGGCGGGATGTAGTGTGGCCCCGCCGGAAGCCGTGTCTCGGATCCTGGACATGGGTTGGCCCGACCCGGTTACCCCCGAGGGAACCCAGATGTACAACTTCTGGGTGTGGGTGTGGGCCGCCGCGTGGATCATCGGCATCATCATGTGGAGCTTGTTCCTCGTGGCGGTGTTCAAGTGGAACGGCACGTCGCGTTCGAAGAAGACGGACGACGAGTTCCCGAAGCAGCTGCAGTACAACGTTCCCCTTGAGCTCGCGCTGACGATCGTTCCGATCATCATTGTCTTCTCGTTGTTCTTCTTTACGGTGCAGACACAGACAGTCGTTACCGCCCGCGACAAGGATCCGGAGGTGACAGTTGACGTCACCGCTTTCCAGTGGAATTGGAAATTCGGGTACGCGGAGGTCGGCCCGTCTTTGTCACCCACGGGCGCGCTCTACGAGGGCGTCGATGAAGATCGTCAGGCTCGCGCCGACGAGACGAAGTACGACTCCGAGGACACCCCGAACCCCAACCCGATCCACGGAAACTCGATGGGCGACCTGTCGTACCTCAACTACGACCTCATCGAAACAACCGGTTCAACCGAAGAGGTTCCGGTGCTTGTCCTTCCCACCGGCACCCCGATTGAATTCCGCCTCGCATCGGCTGACGTGAACCACGCCTTCTGGGTTCCGGAGTTCCTGTTCAAGCGAGATGCCTACGCGCACCCGGAAGCCAACCAGCAGGAGCGTAGCTTCCAGATCGAGCAAATTGAGCGCGAAGGCGCGTTCGTTGGCCGCTGCGCCGAGATGTGCGGTACCTACCACTCGATGATGAACTTCGAAGTTCGCGCGGTCTCGCCCGAAGCATTCCGGGACTACATCCGCTTCCGCACAGAAAACCCGGGCGCTACCAACGCCGAGGCCCTGCGAGCAATCGGGCAGGAGCCGTACGCGACGTCAACCCACCCGTTTAACTCGAGCCGCACGGACGGGCGCGACGGGGACAACTACAACGACCCCAACGCTGACGCTTAA